A window of Nodularia sp. LEGE 06071 contains these coding sequences:
- a CDS encoding molybdenum cofactor biosynthesis protein MoaE, whose amino-acid sequence MSNTLASAIKPTTEDSFAITFAPLSLEEIYAKANDPGNGAVVVMTGMVRNQTDGQPVISLEYQAYEPMALRVFYQIAADIRSSWSNVNRVVIYHRVGRLQVGEISVLVAVGCPHRSEAFEACRYAIDTLKHHAPIWKKEHWGDGSSTWVSIGACEH is encoded by the coding sequence ATGTCTAATACACTAGCTTCTGCAATTAAACCAACCACCGAAGATAGTTTTGCCATCACCTTTGCGCCATTATCTCTTGAGGAAATCTATGCTAAAGCTAACGACCCAGGCAATGGTGCTGTGGTGGTGATGACTGGGATGGTTCGCAATCAAACTGATGGACAACCTGTAATTTCTTTAGAATATCAAGCTTATGAACCAATGGCATTAAGAGTTTTTTATCAAATTGCTGCTGATATTCGTTCCTCTTGGTCTAATGTAAATCGGGTGGTAATTTATCATCGCGTCGGGCGTTTGCAAGTGGGAGAAATCAGCGTGTTAGTAGCAGTTGGTTGTCCTCATCGTAGTGAAGCGTTTGAGGCTTGCCGTTATGCTATTGATACTCTTAAACATCATGCCCCTATTTGGAAAAAAGAACATTGGGGTGATGGTTCTAGCACTTGGGTGAGTATTGGTGCTTGTGAGCATTAG
- a CDS encoding type II toxin-antitoxin system Phd/YefM family antitoxin has product MKIISFSEARNSLKTVLDQVTADADYTIITRRDADDAVVMSLEFFNSLMETVHLLKSPANAAHLERSIAQFKQGKVVERDLLDD; this is encoded by the coding sequence ATGAAAATTATTTCTTTTAGCGAAGCAAGAAATAGTCTAAAAACAGTTTTAGATCAGGTGACGGCAGATGCTGACTATACAATTATCACCAGACGAGACGCAGATGATGCGGTGGTGATGTCGCTGGAGTTTTTCAATAGTCTGATGGAGACTGTACATTTATTGAAGTCTCCGGCAAATGCAGCCCATTTAGAACGTTCTATTGCTCAATTTAAGCAGGGGAAAGTGGTGGAGCGAGATTTGCTAGATGACTAG
- a CDS encoding Txe/YoeB family addiction module toxin gives MTRMLAWTDEAWANYLYWQGQDKKTLKRINKLIEETMRMPFEGIGKPEPLRENLAGFWSRRIDDTNHLVYAVDDVYLTIISCRYHY, from the coding sequence ATGACTAGAATGTTGGCATGGACTGATGAGGCTTGGGCTAATTATCTTTACTGGCAAGGGCAAGATAAAAAGACTCTCAAAAGAATCAATAAACTAATTGAGGAGACGATGCGGATGCCTTTTGAGGGTATCGGTAAGCCAGAGCCTCTCAGGGAAAATTTAGCCGGATTTTGGTCGCGGCGAATTGATGATACCAATCATTTGGTTTATGCTGTTGATGATGTTTATTTAACTATTATTTCTTGTCGATACCATTATTAA
- a CDS encoding DUF2103 domain-containing protein — protein MGKPAKDASGKDGRLVWNHSTHLSGLIPILERLCQQDGIQTVTPGVIGRAKGHCPKMQLRVSVPIRGGYKVIARQGKTVQEVFILTTLDQDKFKDKIAIAMKIKSA, from the coding sequence ATGGGCAAACCCGCTAAAGACGCTTCTGGCAAAGATGGCAGATTAGTCTGGAATCACTCAACTCATCTTTCTGGTCTCATCCCAATTTTGGAACGTCTCTGTCAGCAGGATGGGATTCAAACTGTCACGCCTGGCGTTATTGGGCGGGCTAAAGGCCATTGTCCAAAAATGCAATTACGTGTATCTGTACCGATTCGAGGTGGTTATAAAGTCATAGCGCGTCAGGGTAAGACAGTGCAGGAGGTTTTTATCCTGACCACTTTAGACCAGGATAAATTCAAAGATAAAATTGCGATCGCCATGAAAATTAAATCAGCTTAA
- the clpS gene encoding ATP-dependent Clp protease adapter ClpS, with amino-acid sequence MVTRLSAVVYGSGTAPTVSPGRTTQVIRKSYPNYKVIVLNDDFNTFQYVSECLTKYIPGMTGDLAWDLTNQIHFEGQAIVWVGPQEPAELYHQQLRRAGLTMAPLEAA; translated from the coding sequence ATGGTTACAAGACTTTCAGCAGTTGTATACGGATCAGGTACAGCACCAACTGTATCTCCTGGACGCACTACTCAAGTTATCCGCAAGTCTTATCCGAATTATAAGGTGATTGTTTTAAACGATGACTTTAATACTTTTCAATACGTGTCTGAGTGTTTGACGAAGTATATTCCGGGAATGACAGGTGATTTGGCTTGGGATTTGACCAATCAGATACATTTTGAAGGGCAAGCTATTGTCTGGGTAGGCCCCCAAGAACCTGCGGAACTGTATCATCAACAGCTGCGTCGAGCTGGTTTAACAATGGCTCCTTTGGAAGCGGCTTAA
- a CDS encoding FAD-dependent oxidoreductase, with the protein MTRRHKLAYSLTSVITVSLIFNVITPNSAIVAAPPRNPDKTVNCEILVVGGGLSGVATAYEGLLAGRRVCLTEITDWLGGQISSQGTSALDERPTQRSRQFYSRGYLELRNRIERKYGKLNPGDCWVSDSCFLPRDAHTVMTQMLKDAEKKGRGKLEWFPNTVIKNLETSPSTVDGGGKLISSANRQVSEAIAIQHQPAKGAPPHNTFTLSQTIEDAYRYENSSRFTKNIIRLVPQKSPGNAPNWYVVDASETGEIIALADVPYRLGIDPRSHLEPSSSSAQNDPYCTQGFTYTFAMEATKEAQPQEMPPFYLQYSPYFSYELERLANFDLVFTYRRIWSPQQGQPATFGGVRFSTPTPGDISMQNWTWGNDYRPGTAQDNLIYTRQQLQANQQLQPGGWMGGLRTESLRKGEEISLSYYYWLVAGTTDSQLGKDVKQQQTNNRFISGLDSPMGTAHGLSKYPYMREGRRIIGRPSWGQPGGFTIWETDISRRDYNDEYYRQTLPPAMYRRLQGALAGLEAVSVLTGKKPPEQVMRRTRSTIFPDAVGIGHYAIDFHPCMEKSPPEAAGNRERPGERRGAGQAYPFQIALRAMIPQKIDNLLVGGKSIATSHIAAAAYRVHSFEWSAGAAAGTTAAFALKNEVAPYQLVDDLPKPEPQLQALKRLLEQNGNPTAFPDTSIFNENWDNWR; encoded by the coding sequence ATGACGCGTAGACACAAATTAGCTTACAGCTTGACATCAGTGATCACTGTCAGCTTAATATTTAACGTTATTACACCTAATTCTGCCATTGTGGCGGCACCACCGAGAAATCCAGACAAAACCGTAAATTGTGAGATTTTAGTTGTGGGTGGTGGGCTTTCAGGCGTAGCCACAGCTTACGAGGGGTTGCTAGCGGGGCGCAGAGTTTGTCTAACGGAAATTACCGATTGGTTGGGAGGACAAATTTCTTCCCAGGGAACATCTGCATTAGACGAACGCCCAACCCAGCGCAGTCGCCAATTTTATTCTCGTGGCTACTTGGAATTGCGAAATCGCATTGAACGCAAGTACGGTAAACTTAACCCTGGGGACTGCTGGGTAAGTGACTCTTGCTTTCTGCCTCGTGATGCTCACACTGTGATGACTCAGATGCTCAAAGATGCTGAGAAAAAGGGGAGAGGTAAGTTAGAATGGTTCCCCAATACGGTGATCAAAAATTTAGAAACTAGCCCATCTACAGTAGACGGTGGTGGAAAATTAATTAGTAGTGCGAACCGACAGGTCAGCGAAGCTATCGCCATTCAACATCAACCAGCTAAAGGCGCACCACCTCATAATACCTTCACTTTATCTCAAACCATTGAAGATGCTTATCGCTACGAAAACTCATCTCGGTTTACCAAAAATATTATTCGCTTAGTTCCCCAAAAAAGCCCAGGAAATGCCCCCAATTGGTACGTTGTCGATGCCAGCGAAACCGGTGAAATTATCGCCCTTGCTGATGTTCCCTACCGCTTGGGTATTGATCCTCGTTCCCACCTGGAACCTTCTTCATCCAGCGCCCAAAACGATCCTTATTGTACCCAGGGCTTTACTTACACTTTTGCAATGGAGGCTACCAAGGAAGCACAACCCCAGGAAATGCCCCCATTTTATCTCCAGTATTCGCCATATTTCAGTTACGAATTAGAGCGACTGGCAAACTTTGACTTAGTTTTCACCTATCGCCGCATTTGGAGTCCACAACAGGGACAACCTGCAACATTTGGTGGTGTGAGATTTTCTACTCCCACACCAGGGGATATTTCCATGCAAAACTGGACTTGGGGTAACGACTATCGCCCAGGAACCGCCCAAGATAACCTAATTTATACTCGCCAACAGTTGCAAGCTAATCAACAGTTGCAACCAGGGGGATGGATGGGCGGACTGCGGACAGAAAGCCTCCGCAAAGGTGAAGAAATATCACTTTCCTACTATTACTGGCTAGTAGCGGGAACTACAGATTCTCAACTGGGTAAAGATGTCAAGCAGCAACAAACAAATAACCGCTTTATATCCGGGTTAGATTCCCCAATGGGAACAGCGCATGGCTTATCGAAATATCCCTATATGCGCGAAGGAAGGCGGATTATTGGCCGTCCCAGTTGGGGACAACCAGGAGGGTTTACGATTTGGGAAACTGATATTTCTCGCCGCGACTACAACGATGAGTATTATCGCCAGACCCTACCGCCGGCTATGTACCGTAGGCTACAAGGAGCTTTGGCAGGCTTGGAAGCAGTATCTGTACTTACGGGTAAGAAGCCTCCTGAACAAGTAATGCGGCGGACTCGTTCTACTATTTTTCCCGATGCTGTCGGTATTGGTCACTATGCAATCGACTTCCATCCTTGCATGGAAAAAAGCCCCCCAGAAGCGGCTGGTAACAGAGAACGTCCAGGCGAAAGGCGGGGTGCTGGTCAAGCTTATCCCTTCCAAATTGCACTCAGAGCCATGATTCCCCAGAAAATCGACAATTTGCTCGTAGGAGGTAAAAGTATCGCTACCAGTCATATTGCGGCGGCGGCCTATCGAGTACACTCATTTGAATGGTCTGCTGGTGCTGCTGCGGGAACCACTGCGGCTTTCGCCTTGAAAAATGAAGTTGCACCTTATCAACTGGTAGACGATTTACCGAAGCCAGAACCACAATTACAAGCTTTGAAACGTCTGTTGGAGCAAAATGGCAACCCGACAGCTTTTCCTGATACTTCCATTTTTAACGAAAACTGGGATAATTGGCGTTAG
- a CDS encoding RNA recognition motif domain-containing protein: MSIYVGNLSYEVTEADLSGVFAEYGTVKRVQVPTDRETGRMRGFAFVEMGTEEEETAAIEALDGAEWMGRGLKVNKAKPKEDRGSFGGGGGNRGGGYGGGGGGGRNRY; encoded by the coding sequence ATGTCGATTTATGTAGGCAACCTTTCTTACGAGGTTACAGAAGCAGATCTTAGTGGAGTATTTGCTGAATATGGCACTGTTAAGCGGGTGCAAGTACCTACTGACCGTGAAACAGGCCGGATGCGTGGTTTTGCCTTTGTTGAAATGGGTACAGAAGAAGAAGAAACAGCTGCCATTGAAGCACTTGATGGTGCTGAATGGATGGGTCGCGGACTCAAAGTGAATAAGGCTAAACCCAAGGAAGATAGAGGTTCCTTTGGTGGTGGCGGTGGTAACAGAGGCGGAGGATATGGTGGTGGTGGCGGTGGTGGCCGTAACCGCTACTAA
- the infC gene encoding translation initiation factor IF-3, whose amino-acid sequence MIVVKKQLINSQIKSSQVYLIDHENNNRGLVDTAEALELAESLELDLVVVSESKDTPVAKIINYGKLQYQKKKRQTQSARPSVKEVRFRPNVGIADYNLRIEQAAQWLSKGDSVKFAIRLRGREHQHREQAGEMLDRIVAALSEVGKVQSLDKRSLIVQVIPA is encoded by the coding sequence ATTATCGTAGTCAAAAAACAACTAATCAACTCGCAAATTAAGTCCAGTCAAGTCTACTTGATTGATCATGAGAATAATAACCGTGGTCTAGTTGACACTGCCGAGGCTCTAGAGCTAGCAGAAAGTCTTGAGCTTGACCTGGTTGTAGTCTCCGAAAGCAAAGACACGCCAGTGGCGAAGATTATCAACTATGGTAAGCTTCAGTACCAAAAGAAAAAACGTCAGACCCAGAGCGCTAGACCAAGCGTCAAGGAAGTTCGATTCCGTCCCAACGTGGGTATAGCTGACTACAATTTACGCATTGAGCAAGCAGCTCAATGGTTGAGCAAAGGCGATTCAGTCAAATTTGCTATCCGTTTGCGAGGTCGAGAACATCAACATCGCGAACAAGCCGGAGAAATGCTAGACCGCATTGTGGCTGCTCTCAGTGAAGTAGGCAAAGTCCAATCACTGGATAAACGCTCACTGATTGTTCAAGTTATTCCCGCTTAA
- a CDS encoding tetratricopeptide repeat protein, with protein MKRKNQVVLSLMWKSAVVFSPLLLSAGIASGQPRPSVSTELSIAEVISEQQPENLAQFPAQAPTQELVPSVVEPPVNSTTVLFNVWLVILSLFPVAVIALFWLLRNVAIREIVHRAMAQLQGVENLQNQLTIVKQDAENLIQESKKINRELEKEVATLQDNIKREQDNLANLTSELLQSRDQILAGLETKIQNIQENLESEFFAKLSQLQLEVEQTRDGTIENLARLESELKHKLYEFQLAAAQQKNIILEDLEKSQHEFISQLSSLQSETQQDQDKTVASFTSLQMAAQQEKNDLIGNVRELEKLFKSEVAALQSETQQEKNRLFESLGSFQVDAQQGKDRTLETLGELENLFKAQIAELQSETQQEKDAILESLTQVQSDFASQLSELQVEAEKRKELIIADLEASGSAFTAQFSELQLNAQEQKLLILEKLEKLETDFVSQLSELQLDAQERKNIILQELVNSQPLSVPEKAEVTETQPQRLELVNDDLQEGDELFAQRKYEAAIALYNEAVKAQPENAVAWLKQGLTLGRLQRYKDAIASYERAIEIQPDYHQAWCDRGVAFGKLGQQQEAFNSFDKATQVNPDDPVAWLNRGLSLIELERYEDAIASFDKAIEINPNSAKVWDKRGYALVRLGEDDHAIASFDKALEINPDYASAYYNKAACYALQRQLKLALANLQQAIELNPRYQEDAEFDIDFDEIADDKSFRELISK; from the coding sequence ATGAAGCGCAAAAATCAAGTTGTCCTCTCTTTAATGTGGAAAAGCGCTGTTGTCTTTTCGCCGTTGCTGCTGTCTGCTGGTATTGCTAGTGGACAACCCAGACCATCCGTTTCCACAGAACTGAGTATTGCTGAGGTAATATCTGAGCAACAGCCGGAAAATTTGGCTCAGTTTCCAGCACAAGCACCGACTCAAGAGTTAGTCCCATCTGTGGTGGAGCCACCTGTGAATAGCACGACTGTTTTGTTCAATGTGTGGTTGGTGATATTGAGTCTGTTTCCTGTGGCGGTGATTGCTTTATTCTGGTTGTTGCGAAATGTGGCAATTCGTGAAATTGTTCATAGAGCAATGGCGCAGCTACAGGGAGTGGAAAATTTACAAAATCAGCTAACTATTGTCAAGCAAGATGCCGAAAATCTGATTCAAGAATCGAAAAAGATCAATCGGGAATTAGAAAAAGAAGTTGCGACTCTGCAAGACAATATCAAAAGAGAGCAAGACAATTTAGCTAATTTGACTTCTGAACTGTTGCAGTCTAGAGATCAGATATTGGCAGGATTAGAAACAAAAATTCAAAATATTCAAGAAAATTTAGAATCAGAATTTTTTGCTAAACTATCTCAATTGCAATTGGAAGTAGAACAAACAAGAGATGGAACAATAGAGAATTTAGCTAGGTTAGAATCGGAACTTAAGCATAAACTATATGAATTTCAGTTAGCAGCTGCTCAACAAAAGAATATAATTCTAGAAGATTTAGAAAAATCTCAGCATGAATTTATTTCCCAGCTTTCTAGCTTACAGTCTGAGACTCAGCAAGATCAGGATAAGACTGTTGCAAGTTTCACAAGTTTACAGATGGCGGCTCAACAAGAAAAGAATGATCTAATAGGAAATGTTAGAGAATTAGAAAAGCTATTTAAATCAGAAGTAGCGGCATTACAGTCGGAGACTCAGCAAGAAAAAAATAGGCTTTTTGAGAGTTTAGGCAGTTTCCAGGTAGATGCTCAACAAGGAAAAGATAGAACTCTGGAAACTTTAGGGGAGTTAGAGAATTTATTTAAAGCTCAAATAGCTGAATTGCAGTCGGAGACTCAGCAAGAAAAAGATGCAATTCTAGAAAGTTTAACACAAGTACAGTCAGATTTTGCATCTCAATTATCGGAATTACAGGTGGAAGCTGAAAAGCGGAAAGAGCTAATTATTGCTGATTTAGAAGCATCAGGTTCTGCGTTTACGGCGCAATTTTCGGAATTACAATTGAATGCTCAAGAACAAAAGCTGCTGATTCTGGAAAAGTTGGAAAAGTTAGAGACGGATTTTGTATCTCAACTTTCTGAGTTGCAGTTGGACGCTCAAGAACGCAAGAATATAATTTTGCAGGAGTTGGTGAATAGTCAGCCGCTATCGGTTCCGGAAAAGGCAGAAGTTACCGAAACTCAGCCACAACGGTTAGAGTTAGTTAATGATGATCTCCAAGAGGGAGACGAGTTATTTGCTCAAAGAAAATATGAAGCGGCGATCGCACTCTATAATGAAGCTGTGAAAGCACAACCTGAGAATGCTGTTGCTTGGTTGAAACAGGGTTTAACTCTCGGAAGACTGCAACGCTACAAAGATGCGATCGCTTCCTATGAACGAGCTATTGAAATTCAGCCGGATTATCATCAGGCTTGGTGCGATCGCGGTGTGGCTTTTGGTAAGCTAGGACAGCAGCAAGAAGCTTTCAATTCTTTTGACAAAGCTACCCAAGTTAATCCTGATGATCCAGTTGCTTGGTTGAATCGTGGTCTTTCTTTGATAGAGTTGGAAAGATATGAAGATGCGATCGCTAGTTTTGACAAAGCCATCGAAATTAATCCCAATTCTGCCAAGGTCTGGGATAAACGCGGCTATGCTTTGGTAAGATTAGGAGAAGATGATCACGCGATCGCTAGTTTTGACAAAGCGCTAGAAATTAATCCCGACTATGCTAGTGCTTATTACAATAAAGCCGCCTGTTATGCGCTGCAAAGACAACTTAAATTAGCCTTAGCAAATCTTCAACAAGCAATTGAACTCAATCCCAGATATCAAGAAGATGCGGAATTTGACATTGATTTTGATGAAATTGCCGATGATAAAAGTTTTAGGGAATTGATATCGAAATAG
- a CDS encoding nucleotidyltransferase family protein, protein MNSNTRLQMILADTPVGIILPAIAQLNLPNWWLAGGAVRNTVWRAIFGQKCGLFIKDFDIAFFDQSGNRSQELAAKAQLTAQFPHEQFDVKNQASFARWRSGRTPYTSTEHGIENWLHTATAVGVRLDAQGEWQFFTPYGLDDLFAGIIRPTPAHINNPDAEKKASDFLAKCPDLQLA, encoded by the coding sequence ATGAATAGCAACACTCGTTTACAAATGATCTTAGCTGACACACCTGTTGGCATTATATTACCTGCGATCGCGCAACTGAATCTGCCTAACTGGTGGTTAGCAGGGGGTGCAGTGCGAAATACAGTTTGGCGCGCCATATTTGGTCAAAAATGTGGTTTATTCATCAAAGATTTCGATATTGCCTTTTTTGATCAATCAGGAAACCGTTCCCAGGAACTAGCCGCAAAGGCACAATTAACCGCACAATTTCCCCATGAGCAGTTTGATGTAAAAAATCAAGCTAGTTTTGCCCGTTGGCGTTCTGGCCGCACACCCTACACCAGTACAGAACATGGAATTGAAAATTGGCTACACACCGCTACGGCTGTGGGAGTTAGACTAGATGCACAAGGGGAATGGCAATTTTTCACTCCCTACGGCTTAGATGACCTCTTTGCTGGAATTATTCGACCGACACCAGCACATATCAACAACCCCGACGCTGAGAAGAAAGCATCTGATTTTCTGGCTAAATGTCCAGATTTACAGTTAGCATAA